One genomic segment of Mycolicibacterium chubuense NBB4 includes these proteins:
- a CDS encoding DinB family protein gives MTQTERPMPPLNADERTTLEAWLDFYRATLALKCDGLGDTALRTASVPPSPLTLLGMLQHLAEVERNWFRRVLAGESVPPIYDAQPDPSGHDGGFELSGESNSSAAVENWEREIAVARTNCAARGLDHTSAFGGGEVSLRWIYLHMIGEYARHCGHADLIRERVDGATGV, from the coding sequence GTGACGCAGACCGAACGGCCCATGCCGCCACTGAACGCCGACGAGCGCACCACCCTCGAAGCCTGGCTCGACTTCTACCGGGCCACCTTGGCACTCAAGTGCGACGGCCTCGGCGACACCGCCCTGCGCACCGCGTCGGTGCCGCCGTCACCGCTGACCCTGCTGGGGATGCTCCAGCATCTCGCCGAGGTGGAACGCAACTGGTTCCGCCGGGTTCTGGCCGGCGAGTCGGTGCCGCCGATCTACGACGCGCAGCCCGACCCGTCCGGCCACGATGGCGGCTTCGAACTGAGCGGAGAGTCGAATAGTTCTGCGGCCGTGGAGAATTGGGAGCGCGAGATCGCCGTCGCCCGAACCAACTGCGCAGCACGCGGGCTGGACCACACCAGTGCGTTCGGCGGTGGCGAGGTCAGCCTGAGATGGATCTATCTGCACATGATCGGCGAGTACGCCCGCCACTGCGGGCACGCCGATCTGATCCGCGAGCGCGTCGACGGTGCCACCGGCGTCTGA
- a CDS encoding pyridoxamine 5'-phosphate oxidase family protein, with product MSVTVDLDRLADALGDFSYAYLVTVGDEYRVHTVAVDPVLTDGKLVVASVGNRTRGNVSAHPDVTLVWPPRTPGGYTLIIDGRAAVVDHGVRIAPASAVLHRKPGPDSPPTASSCGDDCVPLSG from the coding sequence ATGAGCGTCACGGTGGATCTCGACCGGCTCGCCGACGCACTCGGCGACTTCTCCTACGCCTACCTCGTGACCGTCGGCGACGAGTATCGGGTGCACACCGTTGCCGTCGACCCGGTCCTCACCGACGGCAAGCTCGTCGTCGCCTCGGTCGGCAACCGCACCCGCGGCAACGTCTCGGCACATCCGGACGTGACGCTCGTCTGGCCGCCGCGGACACCCGGCGGCTACACGCTCATCATCGACGGCCGGGCCGCGGTGGTCGACCACGGCGTGCGCATCGCACCGGCGAGTGCGGTGCTGCACCGCAAACCGGGACCCGACTCGCCGCCGACCGCGTCGAGCTGCGGCGACGACTGCGTGCCGCTCAGCGGGTGA
- a CDS encoding SDR family NAD(P)-dependent oxidoreductase, which yields MPLPTPSPTTTAVVTGASSGIGADLARELAARGHGVTLVARREDRLRELAGELAGPVRVEVIACDIADPDARAALLDEVAGRGLTVDVLVNNAGLGTIGPVADSTPEAEIAQVRVNVEAVVDLSTRAVQQMVPRGRGAILNVGSTAAFQPFPGQSAYGATKAFVRSYTEALRAELTGTGVTVAALHPGPVRTEFLQTAGIDEDVFGAAFPKFMWTPSRTVAKAGIDALAGDRGSVIPGLPNEISARIFELMPRRILLPLLTRQHPALRTR from the coding sequence ATGCCTCTACCTACTCCGTCTCCGACCACCACTGCCGTCGTCACCGGTGCCTCCTCGGGCATCGGGGCCGACCTCGCCCGCGAGCTGGCCGCCCGCGGCCACGGCGTCACGCTCGTCGCTCGCCGCGAGGACCGGTTGCGTGAACTCGCCGGCGAGCTTGCCGGGCCCGTCCGCGTCGAGGTGATCGCCTGCGACATCGCCGACCCAGACGCCCGCGCCGCGCTGCTCGACGAGGTGGCCGGGCGCGGCCTGACCGTCGACGTGCTGGTCAACAACGCTGGGCTGGGCACCATCGGGCCGGTGGCCGACTCGACGCCGGAAGCCGAGATCGCCCAGGTGCGGGTCAACGTGGAAGCGGTCGTCGACCTGAGCACGCGCGCGGTGCAGCAGATGGTGCCGCGGGGGCGCGGCGCGATCCTCAACGTGGGCTCCACCGCCGCCTTCCAGCCGTTTCCCGGCCAGTCCGCCTACGGGGCGACCAAGGCCTTCGTCCGCTCCTACACCGAGGCCCTGCGCGCCGAGCTCACCGGTACCGGCGTCACCGTCGCAGCCCTGCACCCCGGACCCGTGCGGACGGAGTTCCTGCAGACGGCCGGCATCGACGAGGACGTGTTCGGCGCCGCGTTCCCGAAGTTCATGTGGACGCCGTCGCGAACCGTGGCCAAAGCCGGTATCGATGCGCTCGCCGGTGACCGCGGCAGCGTGATCCCGGGGCTGCCGAACGAGATCAGCGCGCGGATCTTCGAATTGATGCCGCGCCGGATCCTGCTGCCGCTGCTCACCCGTCAGCATCCCGCGCTGCGCACCCGCTAG
- a CDS encoding TIGR03619 family F420-dependent LLM class oxidoreductase, whose translation MKFSFLMPHAMRLKALTQPWESAVTGPDQAEMARCAEQLGFDLIAVPEHFIVPNSHVELTGPHYFHSTVAQAFLAGATRHIPINSCVTLLPLQHPVVLAKALATADWMSGGRIMVSFGVGWDPEEFALLGVSFRERGQMADEYLAAILELWSSDSPSFSGKYVSFDEVSFEPKPVQQPHPPIWIGGDADAPLRRAARFASGWIPFLTQPEDIPARIDYIKSQPTFDGRPFEVCYGLGTSLIGEGHVVLDDPTQRPGMRAPEIIDKLGHFSELGVTVSSVPIPAVTGVEAYLDYARWVIEEIKPHVP comes from the coding sequence GTGAAGTTCTCGTTCCTGATGCCTCATGCGATGCGCCTGAAGGCGTTGACGCAGCCCTGGGAGAGCGCCGTGACGGGACCGGACCAGGCTGAGATGGCCCGCTGCGCCGAGCAACTCGGCTTTGACCTGATTGCCGTGCCCGAGCACTTCATCGTCCCTAACAGCCACGTGGAACTGACCGGGCCCCACTATTTCCACTCGACCGTCGCTCAAGCGTTCCTCGCCGGCGCGACCCGGCACATCCCGATCAACTCCTGCGTCACCCTGCTGCCGCTGCAACACCCCGTCGTCTTGGCCAAGGCACTCGCCACCGCCGACTGGATGAGCGGCGGCCGCATCATGGTCAGCTTCGGAGTGGGCTGGGACCCTGAAGAATTCGCACTTCTCGGCGTCTCCTTCCGAGAGCGCGGGCAGATGGCCGACGAATACCTCGCGGCCATCCTCGAACTGTGGAGCAGCGACTCACCCAGCTTCTCCGGCAAGTACGTGAGCTTCGACGAGGTCTCGTTCGAGCCCAAGCCGGTGCAACAGCCTCATCCACCGATCTGGATCGGCGGCGATGCCGACGCACCGTTGCGGCGGGCCGCCCGCTTCGCCTCGGGATGGATCCCGTTTCTCACCCAGCCCGAGGACATACCGGCGCGGATCGACTACATCAAGTCGCAACCGACGTTCGACGGCCGCCCCTTCGAGGTGTGCTACGGGCTCGGCACCTCCCTGATCGGCGAAGGACACGTCGTGCTCGACGATCCCACTCAGCGGCCGGGCATGCGCGCGCCGGAGATCATCGACAAGCTCGGGCATTTCAGCGAACTCGGCGTGACGGTCAGCTCGGTGCCCATCCCTGCGGTCACCGGAGTCGAGGCCTACCTCGATTACGCGCGGTGGGTGATCGAAGAGATCAAGCCCCACGTGCCCTGA
- a CDS encoding NAD-dependent epimerase/dehydratase family protein — protein sequence MRCNGPTADAAQRSEAGPRRDPLTTQGIGSRRHVLTAISGPRCGTLPRIRAVKVLVTGGTGFTGSHTAAALMAAGHDVRLMVRDPAKVRRVFDPLGLVPTDVVTADMVDHAAVEDALAGCDGVIHTAALVDLRRASASLVENTNTRGAEVVIGAAADRGVTRIVHVSSLTVFFRPGGPPMTTTMPIVDGSTAYARSKARAERYVRRLQDSGAGIRISYPAGIVGPHDPGPSAVNAGLASFLHDTFLITTGGLQIVDVRDLARLHVTLLELPPGPDRYVAASEMLTWPQIYELCCRLTGTRPRKVTVPGFLLRAAGTVGDIAKRLHDFDFPLTRDAMEVGTRWPGADTERTTRELGVRFRDPADTLRDTLRWMYSAGHLSAAEVGKLAAEAVPS from the coding sequence TTGCGGTGCAACGGTCCGACCGCGGACGCTGCGCAGCGCAGCGAAGCCGGTCCGCGGCGGGACCCATTGACAACGCAAGGGATTGGATCGCGCCGGCACGTTCTGACTGCGATAAGCGGCCCGAGGTGCGGCACGCTCCCTAGGATTCGAGCGGTGAAGGTGCTCGTCACCGGCGGTACCGGCTTCACCGGTTCGCACACTGCGGCCGCGCTGATGGCCGCCGGTCACGACGTCCGGCTGATGGTCCGCGACCCCGCCAAGGTGCGCCGCGTCTTCGACCCGCTCGGACTGGTGCCCACCGACGTCGTGACCGCCGACATGGTCGATCACGCCGCGGTCGAGGACGCACTCGCCGGCTGTGACGGCGTCATCCACACCGCCGCGCTGGTGGACCTGCGCCGCGCCTCGGCGAGCCTCGTCGAGAACACGAACACCCGCGGGGCCGAAGTGGTGATCGGCGCCGCAGCCGACCGCGGGGTTACTCGCATCGTGCATGTGTCCAGCCTCACCGTGTTCTTCAGACCCGGCGGCCCTCCGATGACGACGACGATGCCGATCGTCGACGGCAGCACCGCCTACGCGCGCTCGAAGGCGCGTGCCGAAAGGTACGTGCGGCGTCTGCAGGACAGCGGCGCAGGAATCCGGATCAGCTATCCGGCCGGCATCGTCGGACCCCACGACCCCGGTCCGAGCGCGGTCAATGCCGGTCTGGCGTCGTTCCTGCACGACACTTTCCTGATCACCACGGGCGGCCTCCAGATCGTCGACGTCCGAGACCTCGCTCGACTCCACGTCACGCTGCTCGAACTGCCTCCGGGTCCAGACCGCTATGTCGCTGCATCCGAGATGCTCACGTGGCCGCAGATCTACGAGCTGTGTTGCCGTCTCACCGGTACCCGTCCACGGAAGGTGACGGTGCCCGGATTCCTTCTGCGCGCGGCGGGCACGGTGGGCGACATCGCGAAACGCCTGCACGACTTCGACTTTCCGCTGACCCGCGATGCCATGGAGGTCGGCACCCGCTGGCCCGGTGCGGACACCGAACGCACCACGCGGGAACTGGGAGTGCGTTTCCGTGACCCCGCCGACACGCTGCGTGACACGTTGAGGTGGATGTACTCCGCGGGGCATCTGAGCGCGGCGGAGGTCGGCAAGCTGGCGGCAGAGGCGGTGCCCTCGTGA
- a CDS encoding N-acyl-D-amino-acid deacylase family protein: MAHDLIIRNGTIVDGLGGPPFTGDVAIDDGVITAVGTVDGPGQREIDATGLVVTPGFVDLHTHYDGQAIWSDRLIPSSAHGVTTAVMGNCGVGFAPCRPDDHEVLVDLMAGVEDIPGVVMVDGLPWTWETFPEFLDALDSRPRDIDVAALLPHSPLRVYVMGQRGVDREPATDEDLALMRKLATEAVQVGALGFASSRLTLHKSESGHPIPSFDAGHAEIEAIARGVKDAGGGLIQFVPDLVAGDYGPALQTVFDVAEDVRLPVTFTLAIGNAGDPFFVDGLTMVEKANAAGGDITAQIFPRPIGLVIGLELSGNPFVMYPSYRELAHLPLAERVAEMGKPEVRERILADRPAGDGHPLMFAAQAWEWMFPLGDPPNYEPPRTDSIASRARARGVSPLEEAYDRLLDDDGHAMLLVTLANFRDGSLDTVAELLRRDDVVLGLGDGGAHYGMICDASFPTYMLTHWVRDRATGRLPLEDAVRELTSAPARVAGLADRGRISVGYKADLNIIDAATIRLHRPVVTHDLPGGGRRLDQSADGYVATIVSGEVIAENGAPTDARPGRLIRGRRPAPA; encoded by the coding sequence ATGGCGCACGACTTGATCATCCGCAACGGCACCATCGTCGACGGGCTCGGCGGGCCGCCCTTCACCGGGGACGTCGCGATCGACGACGGTGTCATCACCGCGGTCGGGACGGTCGACGGTCCGGGACAGCGCGAGATCGACGCCACCGGACTGGTCGTCACGCCGGGGTTCGTCGATCTGCACACCCATTACGACGGCCAGGCCATCTGGTCGGATCGCCTGATCCCGTCGTCGGCGCACGGCGTCACCACCGCGGTGATGGGCAACTGCGGTGTGGGCTTCGCGCCGTGCCGGCCCGACGATCACGAGGTGCTCGTCGACCTGATGGCCGGCGTCGAGGACATCCCCGGTGTGGTCATGGTCGACGGACTGCCGTGGACGTGGGAGACGTTCCCCGAGTTCCTCGATGCGCTCGACAGCAGGCCGCGCGACATCGATGTCGCCGCACTGCTCCCCCATTCGCCGCTGCGCGTCTATGTGATGGGTCAGCGCGGCGTGGACCGCGAACCCGCCACCGACGAGGACCTGGCGCTCATGCGCAAGCTCGCGACCGAGGCCGTCCAGGTCGGTGCGCTGGGCTTCGCATCGTCGCGGCTGACCCTGCACAAGAGCGAAAGCGGCCATCCGATACCGAGTTTCGACGCGGGCCACGCCGAGATCGAGGCGATCGCCCGGGGTGTGAAGGACGCCGGCGGCGGGCTGATCCAGTTCGTGCCGGACCTCGTCGCCGGCGATTACGGGCCCGCGCTGCAGACGGTGTTCGACGTCGCCGAGGACGTCCGCCTTCCGGTGACGTTCACCTTGGCGATCGGCAACGCCGGTGATCCGTTCTTCGTCGACGGGCTGACCATGGTCGAGAAGGCCAACGCAGCGGGCGGCGATATCACAGCGCAGATCTTCCCGCGGCCCATCGGGCTGGTGATCGGGCTCGAACTGTCCGGCAACCCGTTCGTCATGTACCCGAGCTACCGCGAACTGGCCCACCTGCCGCTGGCCGAGCGCGTCGCCGAGATGGGAAAACCCGAAGTCCGCGAACGCATCCTGGCCGACCGGCCGGCCGGCGACGGCCACCCGCTGATGTTCGCCGCGCAGGCCTGGGAGTGGATGTTCCCGCTCGGCGATCCGCCGAACTACGAGCCGCCCCGCACCGACAGCATCGCGAGCCGGGCCCGCGCCCGCGGCGTCAGTCCGCTCGAGGAGGCCTATGACCGCCTCCTCGACGACGACGGACACGCCATGCTGCTGGTCACGCTCGCGAACTTCCGGGACGGTTCGCTGGACACCGTGGCCGAGCTGCTCCGGCGCGACGACGTGGTCCTCGGCCTGGGCGACGGCGGCGCTCATTACGGAATGATCTGCGACGCAAGCTTTCCCACGTACATGCTGACGCACTGGGTCCGGGACCGGGCAACGGGCCGGCTGCCCCTCGAAGACGCCGTCCGGGAGCTGACGTCGGCGCCCGCGCGCGTCGCGGGCCTGGCGGACCGCGGCCGAATCTCCGTGGGCTACAAGGCCGATCTCAACATCATCGATGCCGCGACGATCCGGCTGCACCGGCCCGTCGTCACCCACGACCTGCCCGGCGGCGGCCGTCGACTGGACCAGAGCGCGGACGGCTACGTCGCGACCATCGTCTCCGGTGAGGTGATCGCCGAGAACGGTGCGCCCACCGACGCGCGCCCCGGCAGGTTGATCCGCGGTCGCAGGCCGGCTCCCGCCTGA
- a CDS encoding SRPBCC domain-containing protein, with the protein MTRTLPHRADVVWRWLTDPQRLARWSPVVPDAPLTSIGARQIRERPDGDPVDGEVLAVDAPHELVHRWGDDVLRWRLTDSDTGCTLTLEHRMADRGPAPMNAAGWHVCFDVLEPVLAGADVPRRVGPDALAVGWEALRDSYADALD; encoded by the coding sequence ATGACCCGCACGCTGCCTCACCGCGCCGACGTGGTGTGGCGGTGGCTGACCGATCCGCAGCGACTCGCCCGGTGGTCGCCGGTCGTCCCGGACGCGCCGCTGACGTCGATCGGCGCCCGGCAGATCCGCGAGCGCCCCGACGGCGATCCGGTCGACGGTGAGGTGCTCGCGGTCGACGCCCCGCACGAACTCGTGCACCGCTGGGGCGACGACGTCCTCCGGTGGCGGCTGACCGACAGCGACACCGGGTGCACGCTCACCCTCGAGCACAGGATGGCCGACCGGGGTCCCGCGCCGATGAACGCGGCGGGCTGGCACGTCTGCTTCGACGTACTCGAGCCCGTGCTCGCCGGCGCCGACGTGCCGCGTCGCGTCGGCCCCGATGCGCTGGCCGTGGGCTGGGAAGCACTGCGCGACAGCTACGCCGACGCACTCGACTGA
- a CDS encoding ArsR/SmtB family transcription factor: MDSFAVIADPTRRRILDELRAGGADVATLVARLDISQPLASKHLGVLRDAGAVRVEVAGKRRVYHLADDPLPEVLAWITPFHRKWSMSLDHLARLIDEEQA, encoded by the coding sequence GTGGACTCCTTCGCGGTGATCGCCGACCCGACCCGTCGCCGCATCCTCGACGAACTGCGCGCCGGCGGTGCCGATGTCGCGACGCTCGTTGCTCGCCTCGATATTTCGCAACCCCTGGCGTCCAAGCATCTCGGGGTGCTGCGCGATGCGGGCGCCGTGCGCGTCGAGGTCGCCGGAAAGCGGCGGGTGTACCACCTGGCAGACGATCCGCTGCCCGAGGTCCTGGCGTGGATCACGCCCTTCCACCGGAAGTGGTCGATGAGCCTCGACCACCTGGCCCGACTGATCGATGAGGAGCAGGCATGA
- a CDS encoding mycothiol transferase, giving the protein MADIDAAREILRDSFTRLIEHSDDLTDGLTEEVAYYRPTPEANTIVWLLWHTARMQDAQVCDIAGREQVWFADGWVDRFALDLPRDAHGYGHSPEEVSKVRATPDLLAGYYHAVHRASLEYVASVSADELGRVIDERWDPPVTASARLVSVIDDAAQHLGQAAYVRGIAH; this is encoded by the coding sequence ATGGCCGATATCGATGCTGCCCGCGAAATCCTGCGCGACTCGTTCACCCGTCTGATCGAGCACTCCGACGATCTGACCGACGGCCTGACCGAGGAGGTCGCGTACTACCGCCCGACTCCCGAGGCGAACACCATCGTCTGGCTGCTGTGGCACACCGCCCGTATGCAGGACGCGCAGGTGTGCGACATCGCCGGCCGGGAGCAGGTGTGGTTCGCCGACGGCTGGGTGGACAGGTTCGCGCTCGACCTGCCGCGTGACGCGCACGGCTACGGACACAGCCCCGAGGAGGTGTCGAAGGTCCGCGCCACGCCGGATCTTCTGGCCGGTTACTACCACGCCGTGCACCGGGCGTCGCTGGAGTACGTCGCCTCGGTCTCGGCCGACGAGCTCGGCCGCGTGATCGACGAGCGGTGGGATCCGCCGGTGACCGCGAGCGCGCGGCTGGTCAGTGTCATCGACGACGCTGCCCAGCATCTGGGTCAGGCCGCCTACGTGCGGGGCATCGCGCACTGA
- a CDS encoding PA-phosphatase — MVLGLAVGKGSTPLDDHFREAGEVHPELGRLLVFTDGRVSFSVWAVVLAVALWRRRRRLSAVVAVSPFVAVLTARLAKRAFGRFRGDALAYPSGHTTLAVVVLGMAVLVAGMAAWAVVSAAVVAVFAALGQAFTYHYFTDAVGALFLGTALVAAAAWAAKLDRCQPSCDLRHRGG; from the coding sequence GTGGTGCTCGGGCTCGCGGTCGGCAAGGGCTCGACGCCACTCGACGACCACTTCCGCGAGGCCGGGGAAGTGCACCCGGAGCTGGGCCGGCTGCTGGTGTTCACCGACGGCCGAGTGTCGTTCTCCGTCTGGGCCGTCGTGCTGGCCGTCGCGCTGTGGCGGCGTCGCCGGCGGCTCTCGGCGGTGGTCGCGGTCTCACCCTTTGTCGCGGTGCTCACCGCGCGGCTGGCGAAGCGGGCCTTCGGCCGTTTCAGGGGCGACGCCCTGGCGTATCCGAGCGGTCACACCACCCTCGCGGTGGTGGTGCTGGGGATGGCCGTCCTGGTGGCCGGGATGGCGGCGTGGGCGGTGGTCTCGGCGGCGGTGGTCGCGGTGTTTGCCGCGCTCGGGCAGGCGTTCACCTACCACTACTTCACCGACGCCGTCGGCGCGCTGTTCCTCGGCACCGCGCTGGTGGCCGCCGCGGCCTGGGCCGCCAAACTTGACAGGTGTCAACCCAGCTGCGATCTGCGTCACAGGGGTGGTTAG
- a CDS encoding aldehyde dehydrogenase family protein — protein MTATPQLDSSDTVTVTNPATGAVAGTVRWTDPTDVTRIAASLRTAQRDWEARGATGRAKVLARYAVWLGDHRDEIERLLIAETGKSAVDAAQEVPLLIMIASYYIKTMDKALAPQKRPASLPFLAIKSITVHYRPRSVVGIIAPWNYPVANALMDAIGALAAGCAVLLKPSERTPLTAELLMRGWLESGAPEVLALAQGAREVSEAVIDNSDFIQFTGSSATGAKVMERAARRLTPVSLELGGKDPLIVLEDADVELAAHAAVWGAFFNAGQTCVSVERVYVLEPVYDAFVAAVVRDVDDLKMGAGDGHHFGAMIDDSQLAVTERHVADAVAKGARALTGGKRRSGPGIFYEPTVLVDVDHTMACMTEETFGPTLPIMKVSSAEEAVRLANDSPYGLSAAVFSKDVDRAKAVALQLDCGGVNVNDVISNLMCTTAPMGGWKTSGIGARFGGAEGLRKYCRIETVVAPRTSVGAGGNYYNNSLRALKRMNTLMTKLALRGPKRTAK, from the coding sequence ATGACAGCTACTCCGCAACTGGACAGCTCGGACACCGTCACCGTCACCAACCCCGCCACCGGCGCCGTTGCAGGCACGGTGCGGTGGACCGACCCCACCGACGTGACCCGCATCGCGGCAAGCCTGCGCACCGCGCAGCGGGACTGGGAGGCGCGCGGTGCCACGGGGCGCGCGAAGGTGCTCGCCCGCTACGCCGTGTGGCTCGGCGACCACCGGGACGAGATCGAGCGGCTGCTGATCGCCGAGACAGGCAAATCCGCGGTGGACGCCGCGCAGGAAGTGCCGTTGCTGATCATGATCGCGTCGTACTACATCAAGACCATGGACAAGGCGCTGGCGCCGCAGAAGCGGCCCGCGTCGCTGCCGTTCCTGGCGATCAAGTCGATCACCGTGCATTACCGTCCGCGCTCCGTCGTCGGCATCATCGCGCCCTGGAACTACCCCGTGGCCAATGCGTTGATGGACGCGATCGGTGCGCTGGCGGCCGGTTGTGCGGTGTTGCTCAAGCCTTCCGAGCGCACGCCCCTGACGGCCGAACTGCTGATGCGCGGGTGGCTCGAATCGGGTGCCCCCGAGGTGCTGGCACTCGCGCAGGGTGCCCGCGAGGTGTCCGAGGCGGTCATCGACAACTCAGACTTCATCCAGTTCACCGGCTCGAGCGCCACCGGTGCCAAGGTCATGGAGCGCGCCGCGCGCCGGCTCACCCCGGTCAGTCTGGAACTGGGCGGCAAGGATCCCCTGATCGTGCTCGAGGACGCCGATGTGGAACTCGCCGCGCATGCCGCGGTGTGGGGGGCGTTCTTCAACGCCGGACAGACGTGCGTCTCCGTCGAACGGGTCTATGTGCTCGAGCCGGTGTACGACGCGTTCGTCGCCGCGGTCGTGCGCGATGTCGACGATCTGAAGATGGGTGCCGGCGACGGTCACCACTTCGGCGCGATGATCGACGACAGCCAGCTGGCCGTGACCGAACGGCACGTCGCCGACGCCGTGGCCAAGGGGGCCAGGGCACTGACCGGCGGCAAGCGCCGCAGCGGTCCGGGCATCTTCTACGAGCCGACGGTGCTCGTCGACGTCGACCACACGATGGCGTGCATGACCGAGGAGACGTTCGGTCCGACGCTGCCGATCATGAAGGTCTCCTCCGCCGAGGAAGCGGTCCGGCTGGCCAACGACAGTCCGTACGGCTTGTCGGCCGCCGTGTTCTCGAAGGACGTCGACCGCGCGAAAGCCGTTGCGCTGCAACTGGACTGCGGCGGCGTGAACGTCAACGACGTGATCTCGAACCTGATGTGCACCACCGCCCCGATGGGCGGCTGGAAGACGTCGGGGATCGGCGCCCGGTTCGGCGGTGCCGAAGGACTGCGGAAATACTGCCGGATCGAGACCGTGGTGGCCCCGCGCACCAGCGTCGGCGCGGGCGGCAACTACTACAACAACTCGCTGCGGGCGCTCAAGCGGATGAACACGCTGATGACGAAACTGGCGCTGAGGGGGCCCAAGCGCACGGCCAAATAG
- the ppk2 gene encoding polyphosphate kinase 2: MLDSSAYSVLDDDDDDPVLVLQPGGEVVDTWRENYPYDERMRRTDYEEQKRLLQIELLKFQKWSQAYGHRHVIVFEGRDAAGKGGTIKRFMEHLNPRGARVVALEKPTEKEQTQWYFQRYVNHLPAAGEIVLFDRSWYNRAGVERVMGYCSAKQHAEFIRQTPLFEQMLVNDGISLTKLWFSVTQSEQRTRFTIRQVDPVRQWKLSPTDLASLDKWHDYTAAKEDMFAWTDTEIAPWTVVKSNDKKRARINAMRHVLGKFDYDNKDHGVVGHADPLIVGRALSD, translated from the coding sequence ATCCTGGACTCGTCCGCCTACAGCGTCCTCGACGACGACGATGACGACCCGGTGCTGGTGCTCCAGCCCGGCGGTGAGGTCGTCGACACCTGGCGCGAGAACTACCCGTACGACGAGCGCATGAGGCGGACCGACTACGAGGAGCAGAAGCGGCTGCTGCAGATCGAACTGCTCAAGTTCCAGAAGTGGAGCCAGGCCTACGGCCACCGGCACGTCATCGTGTTCGAGGGTCGCGACGCCGCGGGCAAGGGCGGCACCATCAAGCGGTTCATGGAGCATCTCAACCCCCGCGGCGCGCGCGTCGTCGCCCTCGAGAAGCCCACCGAGAAGGAACAGACGCAGTGGTACTTCCAGCGCTACGTGAACCACCTGCCGGCCGCGGGGGAGATCGTGCTGTTCGACCGCTCCTGGTACAACCGGGCCGGTGTCGAGCGGGTGATGGGTTACTGCAGCGCCAAGCAGCACGCCGAATTCATCCGGCAGACGCCGCTGTTCGAGCAGATGCTGGTCAACGACGGGATCAGCCTGACCAAGCTGTGGTTCTCCGTGACGCAGTCCGAGCAGCGCACCCGCTTCACCATCCGCCAGGTCGACCCGGTGCGGCAGTGGAAGCTCTCGCCCACCGACCTCGCCTCGCTGGACAAGTGGCACGACTACACGGCGGCCAAGGAGGACATGTTCGCCTGGACGGACACCGAGATCGCGCCCTGGACCGTCGTGAAGAGCAACGACAAGAAGCGCGCCCGGATCAACGCCATGCGACACGTGCTCGGTAAGTTCGACTACGACAACAAGGATCATGGCGTGGTCGGCCACGCCGACCCGCTGATCGTGGGACGGGCTCTGTCCGACTGA